The Kwoniella shandongensis chromosome 2, complete sequence DNA segment GGTGTGTAGTACCACTGGCCTTATTATAAGTCATTGTCTCACCGTCTTTCAAGCTCAGCCCAGTAGGATTACTGATGATGGCAAATAAAACCCTTTTCATCTCAACCTCATAAAGGATTGACAGCTCTTCTTGTTGTAATTGCCTGGACATCCTATTTGAAAATGCCGCCACTCAGGAAATTGCCACCCACTTCCGTTCCGACTTGACTGTCTTTTTGCTGATTCACCAACTCTCATACGCATAAGTCTCTCTTATTCGCTGCGCACGCACAACGTGGCAAGTGCAGGCTCACCTTGCCGAACGCATGATGTTGAACAGCCAGTACATCTGGTTGCAAGGAGAATGAGCGATTCATTCTGAATCGACCAACAACGACAGATGACGGTCCCGGACGGCAAAGCATCGCTCGCGGACTCAGAACCGATACAAAGGAATGCTTTTGCAGTGGAAATAAGATACGGGGAAGCAGCAACAGGTCATTAAGCTACGTCATAAGCACGTCATGACCGAGCTCTCTATTGATCGCATGAGCTCACCGCTGTTCTCAAACGTGTCGCACCATGGGCAATGAAAGGATACAACGACATAATGCTCGATGACCGAGGTAGAACGCAGGGGAGCGCGTTTCATTGACGTTTCCGAGGAGGTGGTCCTTTATACTGCACCGCATGTCACGCCAAAGGAGGTAGACTTGTGACCCACTTCGCTCTTGGACGATATTGTACTCCGAGACGGATGATAAGGTATAAAAAGGGTACTTACAGTCCGTGGAATGTTCGTCGCCTTCTGCATCATCCAATTACTCCTGAACTGCGTTCCCACCCAGTACAGCATCGCCAAACACATTCGCCCATATTAGTCCAAAGAACCTGACACGTTCATCTCTAAACATCACATCATGTCTTCCAGTAGACGAGAACTTCGCGAGCGAATGGAGCGTGCTGGACATCGGCCGCCCACTCCCAagcagcttcgtcgtcctcgacccaACAAGGAACAAAGTACTGTCCATTCGACATCCCACCGAGCGGATTCAAGACCGGCCAGGCAGGTCACGTCCCAATCATCACAGCTGTCTCGGGCCGGTACCTTCGGCTCTACCGGCTTCAACGTTTCCGCCGGATACGCTCAACCTCGTTCCCCAGCCAGTCCCGAGGATCGATACTTTACCGTGAGCATCCCTGTTGCCCCCGGTGACACTGACGATGGTGAATCATGCTCTGAGAGCTGTTCCGAGGCGTCTAGCTACGGTGGAATTGAAGCGAGGACGCAAACTGTTTTCTCGCACCCAGACCGGACGGCAGAAATCAACAGGTGGGTGCGGGATTGTGACGACGGCAGGCAGACTGCTGGGTCCGGGACCAGCCGATCCTCAGCTTCCACAAGAGCGGGGGGTGATCAAGCTTCCGCCTCTTGTGGAAGTCGCTCTTCCATGAGAGGTGCGACACCGTCCTTGTCAGGCTCTTCCTCTGGACAACGGACGAGAAACCGCACGGAAGAGAGACAGGCGGCGTTGAAGCACAAATTCGGGGATGGCTCtggatcgagaaggaagaagtcgcACTACGGGGGGCCGGATGCAGATCCCGATGTGACAGATTTCGAAGAGTGATTGGTGTACGCCAAATTTGATAGTACATGTAGGAAAGTAAGTCTGATAGTATGGTGGTGTAGTGCAGTAGTGAAGAGATGTACATCTGCAGTAGTTTCATCCGATCACAAACCCGACTCTACGACTATGCCACGCCACGCTTGACCGATCGAGGGAAACGCGTCCAAGTTGAAAACATGAGCCGGCAGTAATGCATTACGATCATCACGCTTCCACATTCGCACTTCATCGCTAAAACCGATATCTTGTACACCTTCTATGCTCTTGAGACATTGTAGCTTGCTCAGATATACTTGCCGAACTCTACGAACCGTCACTCCATCACTTCGACTTCTGCGCGTCATGGCCCCTCGTCGATCTACCGGATCGAAACGCGAGCTATCTCCGTCCACTTCATTATCCGATGCTCCACCTCTCGAGTCTCCTACGACAGAGAACAAGAAGGTCAAAGTGGTCACTACCAAGACTAAACGAGTgaccaaagtcaaagtggaagTCAAGGTCGATCCCGCTGCTGCTACTACTGCCGCCGCGTCAGCAGCAGAAGAGTCAGCTGGCCCTCCAGCTAAGAAACCTCGAATTGCCAAAGCGAAGATCTGGCCTCCTGCAGATCTTGACCCctcacttcatcctcctcgacaaggGCACAACCCCATCTTCCAATTGCCCACATCTACATCTGCTCCGAATGGAGgtatcgcttcttcctccacctcattGTCGGTCAGACCGATGTTACTTGGTGCGCATATGTCGGCAGCGGGAGGACCGGCAACTGCGCTCCTGAGAGCTGGTCTGGCTGGAGCGAATGGTTTGGCGTTGTTTACGAAGTCGCAGAGACAGTGGAAGAGTAATCCGTATGAGGCGGAGACGATAGAACGGTTCAGGGATTTGATGAAGAGCAAAGAGGAcggtggtgagtggacgGAGTTGTCACGCATTCCGATGCGAATGCACAGTCTCGGTGTAAGGGGAGAGTCGAGCTGATTATGCTATGCACAATAACAGGTCTTGGTTACTCATCAGACAGTATACTAGTTCATGGGAGCTACCTCATCAATctagggtgagtgggcggaCCAGAACGGAACGGTGAGGCACAGCTGACATCGCTCGATTAGTAATCCCGATCCGTGAGTCGCCTCGCCCGTGAAGACAGCACATTGGCTTACCTTTATGATATGTCATGTCGTAGGGTCAAGTGGGCAACTTCATACGAGTGCTTCAAAGATGACATATATCGATGTTACCAGCTCGGTGTGAAATTGTACAACTGGCAGTAAGTTCAGCTTCTATCCATTGGCTAGCAATGCGACCGACGTGCTGATTGCCTGCGCTTGGTATCTTAGTCCTGGATCGACGGTCGGTGCTTGCACTAAAGAGGAAAGCTTTGCTCTCATAGCAAAGGCTATCAATCAGGTTCACATTGATGTACCGGAAGTTATCTGTGTGATTGAGAATATGGTAAGTTGgcgtcttctccctctgacCAGATGTAACAAGCTCCGGTGCTGATTTCACCATTTAGGCCAATGCTGGATCCAATATCGTCGGCACAGCATTCTCGGACATCAAGTCGATCATCTCACAAGTGGAAGACAAGTCGCGAGTCAGAGTATGTATCGATACGTGCCATCTCTTCGCGGCAGGATATGATATACGGACGCCCGAGCAATATagagagacgatgaggaagttTGACGAGGAGGTAGGGAACGGGTTTTTGGGAGGAATGCATTTGAACGATTCAAAAGCGGATTTGGGGGCGAACAAGGATTTACACGAGAACATCggattgtgagtgactctTTGCGTTCTCAAGTGCGTCACGCGGAGACTGTTGAACTGACTGTCGTTCTCTCGTTACTGTTCACAGGGGAAAGATCGGTCTTACCGCTTTCCGATCAATAATGCGCGATCCTCTCATGTCCGGTATCCCACTCGTCCTCGAAACACCAGCACCCGACGCGCCTATTCCCTCGGACCAAATAGCCATATGGCAAAAAGAGATTGCGATGCTATACGAGATCCAAGCGATTGACGATGTAGAGtgggagacgaagaaggttgagatTGAAGCGAGATGGAGAGCTGAGAGGGATAGGATCAATCCTCCGAAAGAGAAGGGACCGAAGGGTAAAGCGGCGGCTAAGACGAAGCCCAAGCCGAAAGcaaaaggaaagaaagggaagaaggaggaaagtagtgaagaggacgacgatgacgacgacgagtgAGCGCATGGTAGGAGCTGTTGTTTGTTGTGAAACAAAATGCATTCGCAAGAGCTGCCAAATGCGGTTCACTTACCTTTTCCCGGGTGACATACAGTCGGCATTGTTTAACGGCTGCCGCAGGCCTCGAGTCAGTCTGCGGACAAGTGGGACAAGCCACAAGTTGGGAGATGGCGGGGAAGAGCTGGTCTGCGTAGACGAAACCCGCCAGACCCCCTCGGACTGAGGCAAGCGTGTCACACCCACCACTCCCCTGCTCTCCTTTCGTTATCAGACATAAGAAAGGTGTGGCAGTCGTCCTGTTATGAGTGTGTCCATCATTTCAATGAGGTGGTCATTAACACCTCACTCGTATCGGGATATCGTGATACAGTACAGCGCCGTAATTACAGTAACTTGCACAGACAACAAACAAGGATTTCCCGATCGCTCGCCATCTCTGTGTATCGCCATGACAAGGGATGAACAACTGTCCACCTCGCTGTGTGGTATCCACCCCTTTCTCTTACTGACCGATGTCATTGTGCAAtatcccatcatctcctttgATGGTCGGCGAAGACTCCCTCAAACGCAATTTTGACCGTTGATGATATATCCTTTTTACCGTCCCTCGGAAGACCTGATCATACGTGTATGACGCCAAGGTCCGTCCACTCTCGACCGTCAGCCATGACCAAGCCAAGGGTTAAAGCGAAGTGATACTGAGCATTGTATTGTATTGTGAATTATGCCTTCACGAAGGCCTTGCGAAACGTAATGTCAGTTATAATAATACGACCTGCAATGAAAAGATCATAGCTCTTTTGCAAGAGGGTTGCTAATCTTGGCATGTATAGCTCGGTACAACTCGGGCCGTGATGAGGTGTCAAAGGATGGCAATCCAACTCCGCTGACTTTCTGATCAGATACGTCTGCAAGATAGGCTATATAATGCATCCAACGTTGAGTACTCTAGCCTCGGTTTCTGAACAAAAACAGATTCCCCCGAACACACTGTGTAAAAGCAATCTGTGCACAGGCTCTCTCTCACACAAAGACCTGTTGATTAGTGTAATCATCCAATTTACACCACCGCTGAACAGAAACAATGTCTGGTCGTCGACAATTTGAGTCTGACTCGCTTTCGTACAGCTACGGCAAACACAGCGCGTACGACTACGGACGACGCGGCGGTGGGTCTTTCACTTCCATGTCACCCACTCCCAGTTTCCGGAAGTCTGCCCTCGACATATCGCAGTGGCAGTAAGTGCTGATGTGACATAGCTGGATCTTCCAAAACCCGCAGAAGGACTTCGACACGGCCGCCGAAAGAAGGCAAACAGCTTGTAGAGCCGTACCACTACGCACGACTCGATGAGAATCCAGAGTACCAGGATTACTTAGACAAAAAGCTCCCACGCGTTCGCGACCAGCTTCCGACCCGACGATATCCCCTTACACCTGAGTACAGCGGTCGAGACCATTCCACTCGGTAAGTTTGGAAGTGTCCACATCTGGATCGGTAATGTCGTCGCTTGACTCACATAACAGCTGAATTAATGATTAACTCTAGTCACGGATCACCTTCGAGCTATCGCACGGGAAGTGAGAAGTGGTCCACATCTTCGGAACAGGTTCAGAGTCGGAAACCATATGCATCCATCGACAGTGCCTTCGATGCCTCTACCGCTACTCTCGCTCAGGTCAGATCGATCACCAAGAAAATTGAAAACTTGCGGGTAGACACTAAGTTCGATAAGAGACGTTCTTCTACTCATAGCCTTGACGAATACATTGCTTCATCACCCACTGCTTCAAGTTCGAAAGACTCAACCCAcacaaggtgagctcaaGATCTATCAATGACCTCCTCTCGAAGAAAGTATTGACCCTTGATTTCTGTTTTTCTAGCTACTTTGAACACTCCCCCCCTACCCGAAAAAGGTCTTTGACGAAAATCAAAGATTCGCTGAAAAGATTGTCACCTGTCAAAGACAACTCGCGCAGAGGTTCGAATCCCAGACTGCCCTCGCCTATCAGCATCAGCGATCCTCAACCCATCCCCTACGACACCAAAGTGTCCTGGTCTCCCGTTGACCCCGACTTTACGGGCGCTCACAACCAAGCCGGCAGTCCCTCTGATAGCTGTGCGATTGACGATCACGACTGGCAtggctcatcttcctctgcctctccAACCTCGCAAGGAAGCGCAATATCGCCAACATATACCATGAGGTCGGGCCACGAATGGGGACATGGACCATTGGATGATGTCCCCGAGGCCACAGACACCGAAGGGGAAACACAACCACGACCCACTGTAGGATATCACAAGGCCCACAAAAGGAGAACGATGTCCAGCACATCCAGGCCTTCTATGCATTCCATCGTTTCTGTGCCTTCTCCCGCGATGCAAACGCCCATCTCGACTCGAACAATTGAAGATTTCTGCACGACGCCTAAAAATGTCCGAAGGGGATCGATTGCCAGCGCCGAAACAGATTTTGAGTCATCACAGGATGAGCAAGAGCCGCCCATGAGCCCTAAATCGGTACGGGTACCTATCTATTTCAGTGGCGAAAGCGGGCGCGGACACGACTCGGTGTTCTATGCAGCTGACCGACAAGGCCATGGATACGCACAAGCCGGTTCCTCCCACAAAGCCAAGCAAGTGGACGAGGCAACTTACCAAGCCCTCACAGGTGATGCGAGCGAGGGATACCATCTGCGTGGCAAGAGTACCGCGTCGTCGGCGGGCACTCACGATACTCGACGTGGAAGCATTTCCGAGCGTCGACACATAGAGCCCCCCTCAGCCATTGATACTGCTTACCCTTCGAGCTGGGCAGGCCACAGGGTCTGATCAGGTGGCCCACGACCTCGTCCTGAGTTCAGCTGATCGAAACCTTTTCCCGAGCCGTTGTGAACTTgagcgagtgcgagtgtCAGAGATCGTCGTGGTGGAGGCATACATGAGGGAGGTACTTGGAGAATATAGAGAGGAAGTAGTGCAGGTTCTGTGAATAGCAAAGGACAGTTTAAACAGACTGAAAAGACAAAAGTGAAGATATAATACATGTGCATAGCTTGGAGATACGGTGAAATGCATCACTTACACAAGGAATGGGATGACCCGTTCCTGAAATTCAAgtggacgacctccacctcttaGTTCGGCGTTTCGGTGTTTTGCTGTTTGACCGCCAAATTGGCGAAAGTCCTTGGTTCTCAAAAACTCTGTTCAATTTGAGCACTCTGGTTGCAGTTTGGGTGGGTGCTGCTTTGCTTTGGTGCAGTGCTTCCACACCCTCGCTGctacactcactcactcactcacccattcacTCACGCTACACcgtcactcactctctctcttgCAGGTAcattcatctcatctccaagAAATCGTCCTTTTCGATTCCAACTCTCTTAACCCAAAACCAAATTTATTCAAAATGGCCGAGCCTCTCGCTTTCAAGGGTACCCTCGCCGGCCACGGTGGTTGGATCACCGCTATTGCTACCTCGTCTGAGAACCCCGACATGATCTTGACCGCTTCCAGGGGTGAGTGAGGGGTTTCTCTATAGGATCaaaggatgggaggaaggacggaGAGACACACacagaaagagagagagaaagacgGATAGAAGATGGTGGACAGTCATGCTGATAGTATTCTCCCTCGTGTATAGACaagaccatcatcgtctggCAACTCACCCGAGACGACGCTTCTTTCGGTTTCCCCAAGAAGATCCTCCACGGTCACAACCACTTTGTCTCCGACGTCGTCATCTCTTCCGACGGTCAGTTcgccctctcctcctcatgGGACCACACCTTGAGGTTGTGGGACTTGAACACGGGTTTGACCACAAGGAAGTTTGTCGGTCACACCGGTGATGTCCTTTCGTGAGTGGAATTCTATTTTAGAAGCACGTAAAGGAGCGAGTGATAGTCAGAGGGAATGGGCTATGAAGATCGTGAGAGGAAACGAAGACGGCGTAGATCGAGGAGTCAGGAGAAATGGCATGCGATGAATAGGGGGAGGGGATGAAAATGTAATGGGAGAAATTTCGTCTGGTCAACCGCTaaccttccatcctccacaCAGCGTCTCTTTCTCCGCCGACAACCGACAGATCGTCTCCGCCTCTCGAGACAGGACTATCAAGCTCTGGAACACCCTCGGAGAGTGCAAGTTCAACATTGTCGAGGACGGCCACAccgagtggtgagtgttaTAGGACTACTTGTCAGATTCAGGAAGCTGATATGGGAGTTTTTAGGGTCTCTTGCGTTCGATTCTCCCCTAACCCTGTCATCCCCGTCATTGTCTCCGCTGGTTGGGACAAGgtcgtcaaggtgagtttcggTGTCCgcttcccctcctccccactGCATCCCCACCCTCCATCGACGTGATGTGATCATTTTATATTTGCTACTTCAGAGGGGTGAAACAGACCCAATGAGACAACCCTATCCACCAAGATCTCTGATCCCTCAACCTACTACAATCAATTCTTTGGCGATTATTTCGAGAATGACGTTTTGCTGACAAGTGGCTTGGTGCACTTTTGTTCAGGTTTGGGAGCTCAACAAGTGCAAGCTCAAGACCAACCACTACGGTCACACCGGTTACATCAACACTCTCGCTGTCTCTCCCGATGGATCCCTCGCCGCCTCTGGTGGTAAGGATGGTATCACCATGCTTTGGGACTTGAACGACGGCAAGCACCTCTACTCCCTTGAGGCCGGTGACGTCGTCAAcgctctcgtcttctcccccaaCCGATACTGGCTCTGTGCCGCTaccgcctcttccatcaaGATCTTCGACTTGGagagcaagtgagtgcagACCGCAGACCTCCCCAAAGATAGATGGGCGTTTTACTGATGTATACCCTTTATCTACAGGTCTATCGTTGATGACCTCCGACCCGACTTTGCCGACCTCAGCGAGGGTGCCCGAAAGCCCGAATGCACTTCTCTCGCCTGGTCCGCCGACGGTCAAACCCTCTTCGCTGGTTTCTCGGACAACTTGGTCCGAGTTTGGGTTGTCGTGTAGAAGGGATGTTTGTTTGTATTTTGCATGCAGACTGTCACTGGATCTTTTGTGCTTTTGTGTTGCGCCTTTACTTTTGAGAGGACATCAGTGTTTGACGTCGCATTCAGGTTGTTCGCAACGGATGCCATATTTTTCAAGGACATTTCTCTTCGAGAGTCGGACCTGCGAATATGTTCACAGCCGACGCTTCTTAACACGCAGCTGCGATTAGCAAGACTAACGTCGCAATTTCTGTAAATGTTGCATTTCGCACAGTGTGGGTATATAATGGTACAAAGTACATGATGATAGGTATAGAGACGTAGCATAGGCACCAACGTAGGACTATAAGTCGTACTCGTCGGAATCAGAATCGTCCCGTTTTCGTTGAATCTGCGAAGACGGGAGACTTATTGATCAGCACTATCTATGTTTGATCAAAGCGAACCTTGACATACCGTGATACCGCCTCCTAATGACTTTGTTCGTCCTCCGGCCGACGTAATAGGTACAGAGCTTTTTATAGGTGGAGGATTTGACACCTGTGCAAAGGAGCACACAAACATAAAGTCAGCACATCGAATGTCACAATTGGTCGGATCACCTGAAGCCAAAGATATCGAAGCTCGCAGTGCACGTACCTGCTCCAATAAACCCTTCAACGCTTCATCCGTCACTTGTCCTCTGATCTGACCCTGTTGACCCATCCTGACCAAGAGATCTTCAACCTGAGCCGCCAATTGTGGTCTCGTAAGTGATATTCGCGATACTGCAAATAATACAAACAATTCAGCATGATGTTTCCCCTTCACGAACATTAGTCTCAGTAGAAATATGTCACGCACATCTTTCCCTTGCAGGAGCTTCCAACATCGCCGCGATCAtattcctcttcatctcctcttgTTGTCTCGCCCTAGATTCTGccgcttctctctcttcagGCGATGGACCGCCGTTCCCGCCACCACCTGGTCCACCTTGAGGTTGGGAGGGTCGAAAACCTGGTGGGAGTTGCATTCCGGACATGATGAGTGCTCTTGATGTGTGACTTTGACGGATCTGGTTTGATGTCAAGCGACTACTGTGATAATCATCACCGTAAGGCTTGTACTGAACATTCCTTCGACATCCAGAGCAAGCAAGGTATCGAGGACGGGAGTATTTCTAACAACCTAAGCCACGTGGGGTAAACGCCGAGTCATTGATGAACGTGAACCAGTCGATGACGGCATTTCTCATTCGTGGCGGATTGGTAGATCCCACTGTTGTACTGCTACACTTGGCCACCTCTCAGTCCTCGATCATTCCATCGCAATCATCAACCGACCTCTCAATCATCAAGACGAAAACATAAAGGTGATCAAACACTCGAGCGAACGCCTCAATACGCATCGCCCTCCTCACTGTCTTTAATATAATATCTTGACTTTCCTCGAAAGTACCTCCACCATGGCCTCCGTCATCGAAGCGATCTCACAAGCTGTCGGACTCTCCGTCCCCGGTGCACCTTCCCCGGCCCAAAGCGCATCGTCCAAGCCCAAAaagtcaaagaagaagaactcTGCTCCCACTGCCGCTGTCGAGACCTCAACAGGTACAACTGGAGAAGGTATTCCAGAGgctgctcctgctcaagCGCAGGCAGTCGAGCAGACTActccagctgctgctgcgtcTGGACCTAGTAAAGAGAAAGGACCAGTGGAGGAGGTCATTGCGAAGCGTATGAGAACGTTGGGCAAGAAAATCGTGAGTGTCCTACCCCATCTTCGCGCAGTTGACATTCTCTGTTGCTTCGTTTGCGAGAGTGATGAAGCTGATGGAAGATGTCTCGCCTTTAGCAACGGTTCAAGGGCTATGCAGCTCAGCCTCCTACGTCTCTGAACAATGATCAGAGATCTGCAATTGCTTCTTTACCGAATCTCGAGGGGATCTACAGAGAGTTGGAGGATCTATCCAAGCAGGTGGAGGTATGTGCTTTACCTTCCCCGATCACCGTTTATCATGCCGAATACTTCAGCTGTTCTTGCTTTGAGCCCCTTGAGATAATAGCTGACACATTTTGGACCGCAAACAGTATGTGGAGCTGGAGCAAGCTGGCAAGGTCCGAGAGATCCGAGAACAGGCCCAGAAAGAGACTGAGGGAGTAGCATCTACCAAAGTCACCGAGttccaagtgagtgcttCCTACGGTCTTCACCTGCAATGTGGCCAGTGATCGATTTCGTATACTGATCATCTGCATTAAGacctccctttccactccactctccctcttcctccgtcttcattcccttctccatcccgCCCGACCATCCGATCACGAGCATCTCACCTTCGGTCGACTGGAATTGCCATCCAACTTGCAAGATGTTGTTCAGGCTACAGACGTTCtgagggttggaaggatgtACGAGGATTTGATTGCAGGTGGTGAGAGCGGTGCCGCTATCATAAGTGGGCTAGTCAAGGGCCCAGTaggtgacgatgaagagagtgagtgttgcGGTTCCACTTGACACAACAGGAAGCTGATGTCGGTTGCAAGATGACCACGTTCACCACTTgctcgaccttctttccgAGTCCGACTCTTTGCCAGTCGAGGAAGCTGCGctcgaggcggaggaggaggtcacTGAGACCCCCGAGGCTGAGCCTGTTCCTGAGGTTGTCCAGCCGGTTTCTGCTCCTCGGTCAGAGCAAGGCTTACCTAACGGTCACGGTGAAGATACCACCGTTGAGTCTGAGGATGTCCCTGCCCCTTCCGAGGCACCAGCTGCTGGTAGGAGTGGAGCATTGAATTTCCTtcaggaagatgagttggccgaggaggagagtttCGAGGTTGTTCCCAAACTTGCAGCTCACCAGGTGAGTCATACTCTTTGTCGCATCCGCCTTCAGACTGGCCTGACAGCCTTATCACAGACGTCCGGCCAACAACCGGTTCATGAGTCTTACGCCCCTGCCGCACTCGAGGCTCCtatctccaccaccaccggtTCCGGCGTACTCAGTCCCGCTCCAGCCGCACCCACTCCCCCTGCGAACTTTGACTGGACggcggaagacgatgtcgacgacgagacTGGTGCTCAGCAGATTCGAGATGCCTTTGCGCTCAGCGGATCCGCTACTCCAGCTCTGACGTCGCAAGTTGAGGAGACCCCCGTCCAAACCGAGGAAGCTGAAGAACCCGCTATCGCCCTCATTCAGGAGAATGAGCTCGCCAATGCGCACATCACTCAATCAGTCAATGCTTCTGCTGTCGACGCCCCTACAGCTGTAGACAGCAGCATCGCTCCTGCTCCCACAGCCGCTAAGAATGTTCCCGTCCAAACCCAGGGTCAACAGAAACAACATCGTCAACGACATGCTTCAGGTGCGAAGGGTGGACAAGTTCGACAAGAACAAGCGAAATTGCCAGCCAAGCCGAAGTTTGACGATGACGGATTCCAGGTCGTTGGCAGACAAGCACCTGCGCCCACACCgagtcgaggacgaggtagGGGCCGAGGTGATTTC contains these protein-coding regions:
- a CDS encoding 40S ribosomal protein RACK1, which translates into the protein MAEPLAFKGTLAGHGGWITAIATSSENPDMILTASRDKTIIVWQLTRDDASFGFPKKILHGHNHFVSDVVISSDGQFALSSSWDHTLRLWDLNTGLTTRKFVGHTGDVLSVSFSADNRQIVSASRDRTIKLWNTLGECKFNIVEDGHTEWVSCVRFSPNPVIPVIVSAGWDKVVKVWELNKCKLKTNHYGHTGYINTLAVSPDGSLAASGGKDGITMLWDLNDGKHLYSLEAGDVVNALVFSPNRYWLCAATASSIKIFDLESKSIVDDLRPDFADLSEGARKPECTSLAWSADGQTLFAGFSDNLVRVWVVV